The genomic region ATTAGGACTGGAAAGAAGGATCAGAGTTATGAGTAAGGGAGGCAAGACATAGAGAATTGTTTCCCACCCTGGGTCTGTCCTGTGCTCCATATTgtagggtggtttttttttttgtttttgtttttgttttaatcataGTCAGATGTTGCATAGCATCCCCAGCCTTGCTCACTAGGTACTGGTGCTAAACTGTGATCATCAGAATGCCTCTGGGCATTGGCAACTGTTCCTTCAGTGATAAAATCATCCCAGCTCAGAAACATTTACTTAGCATGacaagtttcttcctctgtattgagaccaaagattttcttttaattgagaGGAAATTCTCATAGAATAAAACTAACACATTGTTTTccccaattttattgagatgtaattgatatacaatattgtgtatgtttaagatgtacagccatgaaattaaaagacgcttactccttggaaggaaacttatgaccaacctagatagcatattaaaaagcagagacattacttttccaacaaaggtccatctggtcaaggctatggtttttccagtggtcatgtatggatgtgagagttggactgtgaagaaagctgagggccgaaaaattgatgcttttgaactgtggtgttggagaacactcttgagagtcccttggactgcaaggagttccaacctgttcatcctaaaggaaatcagtcctgggtgttcactggaaggactgatgctgaagctgaaactccagtactttggctacctcatgcaaagacctgactcactggaaaagaccctgattctgggaggaattgggggcaggaggagaaggggacgacagaggatgaaatggctggatggcattaccgacttgatgggcatgagtttgagcaaactccaggagttgatgatggacagggaagcctggcatgccgcaattcatggggtcacaaagagttggacacgactgagcaactgaactgaactgaactaaaggtgTACAAATTGATGATTTGATAGATATACCTTGTGAGATGATGGCCACAGTAAGAAATTAACCATCTTAAAGTGCACATGTGTGTCTGGGcactaagtcgattcagtcatgtaaactctttgcaaccatgtggactgcagcctgtcaagctcctctgtccttgtgattctccaggcaagaatgctggagtgggtcaccatgccttcctccaggggatcttcctaacccagggattgaacctgtgtctcctgtgactcctgcattgcaggcaaattctttaccactgagccaccaggaaagtgcctCAAAGTGTGCAACTCactgatacttagtccattcacagtgttgtaccCATCACTCCATCTAGTTCCAAACATGGTCATCTCCCCAAAAGGAAACCGTATACCCACTgaactgctgctactgctgctgttgagttgctttagtcgtgtccgactctgtgcgagcccatagacggcagcccactaggctcccccgtccctgggattctgcaggcaagaacactggagtgggttgccgtttccttctccactgcatgaaagtgaaaagtgagagtgaagtcgcccagttgtgtccaactcttagtgaccccactgactgcagcctaccaggctcctctgcccatgggattttccaggcaagagtactggagtgggctgccattgccttctccacccacTGAGCAGTCATGGTCTATCCCAAACCACGGTCTGCCCCAAACCACCCCAACTCTcaagccctggcaaccactggtctgCTTTTTGTGTCTCATATTCCATCTTTCCCACAGGACTACTGGTTCGGGGTGCTCGTGTGACAACCCTGATTTTCAAAGTGTCCACAGGCTTGAACCTTTTTGTTCCCATCTTCATGATCCTCTCTGGCGTCATTAAGGGAGATCTGCACAACTGGCAGCTCACAGAACAGGACTACAGTTTGAACACATCTGGATCCAGCAGCACCTTTAGGTCAGGAGGGTCCTCTTGGTAATGCATGGGTGGTGTTGGTGCAGAGCTGGGAACATGGTGGGGACTAAAGACATCTGGGCTGGTGGATCCAGGTGATGGGGGTCCTGGGGCCCAGGACTTGTGATGTGAAGGGAGGAGCCCAGTAGAAATGGCTGaactcacttcacttcacccatgttcttcctctttccttctctcaccaTAGCTTGGGCCCTCTGGGTTCTGGAGGGTTTGTGCCCTTTGGCTTTGAAGGGATTCTCCAAGGAGCAGCTATACTTTTCACCTCATATTTTGATGTTCATGCTATTGTCACTGCAGGTAACGTGGTCATTGTGTATCCCACCAGGGATGTGGGCACTGACTGAGTTGCCCCTGGGCACAGGGGTTGGTAGGTTAGACCCTGATCCTGAGAAATATTGAGGAcataggagaagggggcaacagaggatgagatggttggatggcttcaccgactcaatggaaatgagtctgagcaaactcagggagatgacgAGGACAGGGACAtctggcgcactgcagtccatggggtcacaaagagttagacacagctgagtgactgaacagcagcaacaaaatccTGCTTTTGGATGTGCAACAGAGAAGGGGATTTTCTGTTTTCACAGCAGCATGCTTTCCTGACCCAGTACTTCCTCCTGTCCTGCAGGGAAACAAGCCCCAAATCCTCAGCGTTCCATCCCCTTGGGCATGGTGATCTCCATCTTCATCTGCTTTCTGGCGTACTCTGGAGTCTCAGCGGCGCTCACCCTCATGGTGCCCTACTACCAGATTCACCCTTACAGCCCCTTACCGCAGGCTTTTCTCCATGTAGGATGGGCTTCTGCCAAATATGCCATCGCTGTTGTCTTCCTGTGTACCCTTTTATACAGGTCAGTGTCCTGGTTTTCTCCTCATTTACTGTCAGATTCTCAGATATCCCAGCCCTTGGGATTGAGAGACAAGAAGGAAGGACACCTTACTCCATGTAGACTAGGGAGCAGATGCTCTGGTCGCTCCTGcatctccacatcctcactgtgtttccattttctctcccAACCTCCTGGGCTCCATGTTCCCCATGTTTCAGTTGATCTGCATAATGGCAGATGATGGGCTCCTTTTCCGGAGCCTTACTCAGATCAACCCCCCCATCATGGCCATCATGGCTTCTGGAATTCTTACAGGTGAATAAAGGAAGTTCATTCTTTCCTATGACCAATTTCTTTAACATGAACGTTTCCAGGGACATCtcactccctccccccaccctcattCTAGGGTTCATGGCATCACTCCTCAGGATCCTCGATCTGGTGAAACTCATGTCAGCCGGGGTCCTGCCTGCTTACACCCTTATGGCTGTTTCCATACTTGTCCTCAGGTGAGACCCACTAACCTTGTCTGAGAGCCTTGGACTCTAGGGTGATGGGGAGGTGATCCTCTGCTGTCTTCTTGCTGCCTTCTATATGTCTCACTAGGCTTAAGGTAAGAAAGAGGTGGATTATACTGTCTGATGTTTGAATGAGTAGAGGGCTGCTGTGAATACGGCTTTGATATCTCTCCTTCAGGTACCAACCAGACAAAAATTTAAGCAAGAATGAGaaaatagaggaggaaattgagaTTTCTGATCGTGAAGCAAGTCCTTCAGAACCTGTACCTGAAGCTGGAACCTCAAGCATTCTGAAGACTCTCTGGTACCCTACCAGTCCCATCCCCACCCGGAAATCTGGCCAGATTGTCTATGGATGTGCCTTCCTGCTCGGTGAGCAGTGGGGTTTCTTTTTGGTGGTATTTTGAAATTGACAAGGTAGGTTGGCAGCCTGTGTCTTTGGCTGTTGAGAAGGAGTCTTGGAGATATGATGGTTCTTCCTGATGTGGGCTATTTCAGGGGTGTGACCCAAGGTCCTGACATCTTTGTCTTCTGGGTCCAGCCTGTTCTCCTCCACCTTGACCCTTGCAGTTCTCCTGCTGACCATCCTGAGCCTGATTCTGGCCCAGCGGCCCAGCCAGGTGTTCTCTGGAGACCCCGTGCTCACAACAGtggctgtgctgctgctgctgctcatcaCTGGGGCCACGGTCATCATCTGGAGGCAGCCCCAGGACACCTCTCCTCTTTACTTCAGGGTAGGTGACCTTATGTGCCCAGAGTGTCCACCTTGAATGAATTAATTCTGTGTGCTTTGAGGTCTACACATCTTTGTTGGGCCAGGGAGTAAAGGGAACTGCTAAAACCAATGGACCCTTCCCAGATTCACACTCAGTGATTCACAAACCCAGTCTCAGTAGCCACTGAACACACAGCCTGAGTAGAAATGGAGTCTTCCTGCTCTTCCTGGGGTGGAGTCTCTAATTCAGATGTCTGGGTTGTGTTCATGGATGAACTGACTTTGCCCACAGGTCCCTGCTTTGCCTGTCTTCCCACTGGTGAGCATCTTTGTGAATATTTACCTGATAATGAAGTTGGACactgggacctgggttcaatttggCATCTGGATGGGGATTGGTGAGTGGCTTTTTGGGGTGAAGAGTCCTCTTGAGTGACAGAAGCGAGTCCTCTTCCTGGAAGCCCTCCCCAAATATGTCAGATGCCATAATAAGAGACCTATTGGGCATTTGTAAGTAGGGAGAGCACCTGCTTTCCCTTCTCACTGTCTCATCTCCCTACTAGGATCCATCATATACTTTGGATATGGGATCCGACACAGCTTCAAGGGGAAAAATGAACAACAGCCACCAGCCTCCACCTCCCAAATGCTGGACAAAAACGTCCCCAGTGATGAATCGTCTTAACCATGAGAAATAGATGCTGTGTGGAATCCCTCCATACACGAGGGATCTTCTGCTTCAAGAGACAATTTTAGCCTCAGTGGGCTGTGACTGTGGAATGCACTTAGAACCCTGTATTTATTGTTAGTGGGAAAAGTGACTAATACTGTACAGTTTTTGCATACACTTTTCAAAGCATAATATGCATACAGAAAATTGCATGGTTCATAAGTAAACACCAAGATCAATTTTCACAGAAAAGTACAACAATGTGACTATCATTTAAAGGGAGTAATGAAAGATTAATGAGCATATAAGAAATACCTTCTCATGCCTATTTCCGGTGGAAACACAGAGACTATGACCTCGGAAGGAAATGCAGGTAACCATATTTCATGTCTAGTGTTAAATTTCAAATATtaggacacaaatagatagaaagggaaaaggaaggaacAAATACATAGTGCAAACAGTAACTCAAGAAAGATAGGGTAGCTATATCAGAGAACAACAGAAAAACTGCATTATTGAAGAATGACAAagagaaatatacattttaatctcTTCCCTCAGCTTACTGAGATATATTGTAACATCGTGTAAGTGATCATTTTCCCTACATTTCTGTCACCAAAACATTGATACACAATAAATAAAAGTGTGTAATGAGGGAACGgtcttaactgaaaaaaaaaaaaaaaaaaaaaaaaaccacagtaaCAACAAGTGCATTGCTAGAGAAAGGGGAATGGAATGGGAAGTAAAGGTCAATAAATGCTTACAGTTGGGTAGAATGggaagaaagtgaaactgaaaagtCAGGATAAAAAGTGGTTACTGAAGAAGAGAAGGCTGGAAATGGAGATCATGAACTTTCACGATGTTGgtaaaaatgaagttaaagatTGTGGGAATGAACAACTGAAGAAGAAGACTGAAGCGGGGATAGAGGTCAAGAAACTAACAGCAAAATTATtggatgaattaaaaaataaatggaaaaggatTAACTGAATTAGAAATATCACCAGGCTgtgagttcttttcttttcttttttttttttttattagttggaggccaattacttcacaacatttcagtgggttttgtcatacattgacacgaatcagccatagagttacacgtattccccatcccgatcccccctcccacctccctctccacccgactcctctgggtcctcccagtgcaccaggcccg from Muntiacus reevesi chromosome 2, mMunRee1.1, whole genome shotgun sequence harbors:
- the LOC136157648 gene encoding cationic amino acid transporter 3-like, producing the protein MLRQYARQFVQKLVRRRPLEPREESESRRAPLSILRLVLLGVGRTLGAGVYVLAGVTVMFITGPAIIISFLVVALSSVLSGLCYAELWAWVPCSGSAYLYSYVTMGELCAFVIGWDLLLYLVAAASCVTRAWSYTFDSLIGNHISQALERTFSPHTPSFLAPYPDFISLGLVLLMTGLLVRGARVTTLIFKVSTGLNLFVPIFMILSGVIKGDLHNWQLTEQDYSLNTSGSSSTFSLGPLGSGGFVPFGFEGILQGAAILFTSYFDVHAIVTAGKQAPNPQRSIPLGMVISIFICFLAYSGVSAALTLMVPYYQIHPYSPLPQAFLHVGWASAKYAIAVVFLCTLLSNLLGSMFPMFQLICIMADDGLLFRSLTQINPPIMAIMASGILTGFMASLLRILDLVKLMSAGVLPAYTLMAVSILVLRYQPDKNLSKNEKIEEEIEISDREASPSEPVPEAGTSSILKTLWYPTSPIPTRKSGQIVYGCAFLLVLLLTILSLILAQRPSQVFSGDPVLTTVAVLLLLLITGATVIIWRQPQDTSPLYFRVPALPVFPLVSIFVNIYLIMKLDTGTWVQFGIWMGIGSIIYFGYGIRHSFKGKNEQQPPASTSQMLDKNVPSDESS